The following proteins come from a genomic window of Kitasatospora sp. NBC_01246:
- a CDS encoding MOSC domain-containing protein, with amino-acid sequence MRIGTVERIRRYPVKSLLGEELGEAGVSERGLDGDRALGLLDAASGRVASAKNPRLWAEMLRFTAVLHPGGVVITGPDGRAVGEGELSALLGREVSLVSERPPGATVERAVPEEVLSRGIDREVAVTENEIGRAAPAGGFFDFAPLHLLTTSTLDAVATEAARYRPNLVIRTEGDGYVENAWVGRELRIGPDLRLRVLAPTPRCAVPTLVHGELPRSTAALKVLAAQNRVVPLEGMPALPCAGVYAQVVEPGRVRVGDAVSLG; translated from the coding sequence ATGAGGATCGGGACGGTGGAGCGGATCCGGCGGTACCCGGTGAAGTCGTTGCTGGGGGAGGAGCTGGGCGAAGCCGGCGTCTCCGAGCGCGGGCTGGACGGGGACCGGGCGCTGGGGCTGCTCGACGCCGCGAGTGGCCGGGTGGCGAGCGCCAAGAACCCGAGGCTCTGGGCGGAGATGCTCCGGTTCACCGCCGTGCTGCACCCCGGCGGCGTCGTGATCACCGGGCCGGACGGCCGGGCGGTGGGCGAGGGCGAACTGTCCGCGCTGCTGGGCCGCGAGGTCTCCCTGGTGAGCGAGCGCCCGCCCGGTGCGACCGTCGAACGGGCCGTGCCGGAGGAGGTGCTGTCACGCGGGATCGACAGGGAGGTCGCCGTCACCGAGAACGAGATCGGCCGCGCCGCTCCCGCCGGGGGCTTCTTCGACTTCGCCCCGCTGCACCTGCTCACGACCTCCACCCTGGACGCCGTGGCGACCGAGGCCGCCCGCTACCGCCCCAACCTGGTGATCCGCACCGAGGGCGACGGCTACGTCGAGAACGCCTGGGTCGGCCGCGAGCTGCGGATCGGCCCGGACCTCCGGTTGCGGGTGCTGGCCCCGACCCCGCGCTGCGCCGTCCCGACCCTCGTGCATGGCGAACTGCCGCGCAGCACGGCGGCCCTGAAGGTGCTCGCCGCGCAGAACCGGGTCGTGCCCCTGGAGGGGATGCCGGCGCTGCCCTGCGCGGGCGTCTATGCGCAGGTAGTGGAGCCGGGGAGGGTGCGGGTGGGGGACGCGGTGAGTCTCGGCTGA
- the cobC gene encoding Rv2231c family pyridoxal phosphate-dependent protein CobC yields the protein MTTPDHDLRHHGDAEVRADGAGLVDLAVNVRTGTPPQWLREHLAATLGELAAYPDGTAARAAVAARHGRPVTETLLTSGAAEAFVLLARVLTPRHVVVLHPQFTEPEAALRDAGHAVERVLLVPSDGFRLGAVPEEADLVVLGNPTNPTSVLHPAAAVAALARPGRTLVIDEAFMDTVPGECESLAAVRDLPGRVVVLRSLTKTWGLAGLRIGYALGPADLITALGAAQPLWPVSTPALAAAEVCSAPAALAEAEQAAQDLALHRDHLLKGLAAFPVVRVHGEPAASFVLVELPDAAAVRARLREHGFAVRRGDTFPGLGPDWLRIAVRDPGTTDRFLDALGSVLAVRTGTGR from the coding sequence GTGACCACCCCCGACCATGACCTCCGCCACCACGGTGACGCGGAGGTGCGCGCCGACGGGGCCGGTCTGGTCGACCTCGCCGTCAACGTCCGCACCGGCACACCCCCGCAGTGGCTGCGTGAGCACCTCGCGGCGACGCTCGGCGAGCTCGCGGCGTACCCCGACGGCACGGCCGCCCGCGCCGCCGTCGCCGCCCGGCACGGCCGACCGGTCACGGAGACGCTGCTCACCTCGGGCGCGGCGGAGGCCTTCGTGCTGCTCGCGCGCGTCCTGACGCCCCGTCACGTCGTCGTCTTGCACCCGCAGTTCACCGAACCCGAGGCGGCGCTGCGGGACGCCGGGCACGCTGTGGAGCGGGTACTGCTCGTACCCTCGGACGGCTTCCGGCTCGGTGCGGTACCGGAGGAGGCCGACCTCGTCGTCCTCGGCAACCCCACCAACCCGACCTCCGTACTGCACCCGGCGGCCGCCGTCGCCGCCCTGGCGCGTCCCGGTCGCACCCTGGTGATCGACGAGGCGTTCATGGACACCGTGCCCGGCGAGTGCGAATCCCTCGCCGCCGTCCGGGACCTGCCCGGCCGGGTGGTCGTGCTGCGCAGCCTCACGAAGACCTGGGGCCTGGCGGGCCTGCGCATCGGCTATGCGCTCGGCCCGGCCGACCTGATCACCGCGCTCGGCGCCGCCCAGCCGCTCTGGCCGGTCTCCACCCCGGCGCTGGCCGCCGCCGAGGTGTGCAGCGCACCCGCGGCGCTCGCCGAGGCCGAGCAGGCCGCCCAGGACCTCGCCCTCCACCGCGACCACCTGCTCAAGGGCCTCGCCGCCTTCCCCGTCGTCCGGGTGCACGGGGAGCCGGCCGCCTCCTTCGTCCTCGTCGAACTGCCGGACGCGGCCGCCGTCCGCGCCCGGCTGCGCGAGCACGGCTTCGCCGTCCGACGGGGCGACACCTTCCCCGGGCTGGGCCCGGACTGGCTGCGGATCGCCGTCCGGGACCCTGGGACGACGGACCGTTTCCTGGACGCGCTCGGCTCGGTGCTGGCGGTCCGGACCGGCACCGGCCGCTGA
- a CDS encoding cobalamin biosynthesis protein, with the protein MIGLPALDAAGHAPAEQPHAARSDSCPAFRADTGGGGPGELLDRAPDGSPVAARCSDGPADPDGLASGALVIGALAPDRLAPTALAPGALVVGVGLRAAAGPSDVTRLIHRALREAGLPSGSVARLATLTGKGDHPAVRHAAAALGLPVDEHPAEALAAFAVPNPSAAVGSAVGTLSVAEAAALASAPGGELVVPKQKSATATVAVARAARGRPGPRDPLARVPGPSLPVDAVVGDPS; encoded by the coding sequence GTGATCGGGCTGCCGGCCCTGGACGCGGCGGGTCACGCACCCGCCGAGCAGCCGCACGCGGCGCGGTCGGACAGTTGCCCGGCCTTCCGGGCCGACACCGGCGGCGGGGGCCCGGGCGAACTCCTGGACCGCGCGCCGGACGGCTCACCGGTCGCCGCGCGGTGCTCGGACGGCCCGGCTGACCCCGACGGCCTCGCCTCCGGTGCCCTCGTCATCGGCGCCCTCGCCCCCGACCGCCTCGCCCCCACTGCCCTCGCTCCCGGTGCCCTCGTCGTCGGTGTCGGCCTGCGCGCGGCGGCGGGTCCGTCCGACGTGACGCGGCTGATCCACCGGGCCCTGCGCGAGGCCGGATTGCCCAGCGGCTCCGTCGCCCGGCTCGCGACCCTCACCGGCAAGGGCGACCACCCCGCCGTCCGCCACGCCGCCGCCGCGCTGGGCCTCCCGGTGGACGAGCACCCGGCGGAGGCCCTCGCGGCCTTCGCCGTCCCGAACCCGTCCGCCGCCGTCGGATCGGCGGTCGGCACCCTGAGCGTGGCGGAGGCCGCCGCCCTGGCGAGCGCGCCGGGCGGCGAACTCGTCGTCCCCAAGCAGAAGTCCGCGACGGCGACGGTGGCGGTCGCCCGGGCCGCTCGCGGTCGCCCCGGGCCTCGCGACCCGCTCGCCCGCGTCCCCGGGCCGTCCCTTCCCGTCGATGCCGTTGTTGGAGACCCCTCGTGA
- a CDS encoding alkaline phosphatase family protein — protein sequence MPFARLRPRNPRRTLTALGAGLGLVAGSLGLWAATGTAQAATLPTPDHVVVVVLENHAYSQVVGSSSAPYINNTLKAGGATLTQSFGLTHPSEPNYYQLFSGSAQGRTDDSCVPVGSLTAANLGSELIAAGKTWGSYNEGLPSQGSTVCSSGKYAQKHNPWFGFKNVPTNTAYTFAQFPTDYTTLPKVSFVVPDLCNDMHDCSVSTGDTWLKNKLGAYATWAKTHNSILVVTFDEDNRLSGNRIPTVFYGEHVTPGSTTATTYNHYNVLRTLEDLAGLTTHAGNAASAATITGIWN from the coding sequence ATGCCCTTCGCACGACTCCGCCCCCGCAACCCCCGCCGCACCCTGACCGCCCTCGGCGCCGGCCTCGGCCTGGTCGCCGGCTCGCTCGGCCTCTGGGCGGCCACCGGCACCGCACAGGCCGCGACCCTGCCGACGCCCGACCACGTGGTCGTCGTCGTCCTGGAGAACCACGCGTACTCGCAGGTCGTCGGCAGCTCCAGCGCCCCGTACATCAACAACACCCTGAAGGCGGGCGGCGCCACGCTGACCCAGTCGTTCGGGCTCACCCACCCGAGCGAGCCCAACTACTACCAGCTGTTCTCCGGCAGCGCGCAGGGGCGCACCGACGACAGCTGCGTGCCGGTCGGCTCGCTCACCGCCGCCAACCTGGGCTCCGAGCTGATCGCCGCCGGCAAGACCTGGGGCAGCTACAACGAGGGCCTGCCGAGCCAGGGTTCGACGGTCTGCAGCAGCGGCAAGTACGCCCAGAAGCACAACCCGTGGTTCGGCTTCAAGAACGTGCCGACCAACACCGCGTACACCTTCGCGCAGTTCCCGACCGACTACACGACCCTGCCCAAGGTGTCCTTCGTCGTGCCGGACCTCTGCAACGACATGCACGACTGCTCGGTCTCCACCGGCGACACCTGGCTGAAGAACAAGCTCGGCGCGTACGCGACCTGGGCCAAGACCCACAACAGCATCCTCGTCGTCACCTTCGACGAGGACAACCGCCTCTCCGGCAACCGCATCCCCACGGTCTTCTACGGCGAGCACGTCACGCCCGGCTCCACCACCGCCACCACCTACAACCACTACAACGTGCTGCGCACGCTGGAGGACCTCGCCGGGCTGACCACCCACGCGGGCAACGCCGCGTCCGCCGCGACCATCACCGGCATCTGGAACTGA
- a CDS encoding MFS transporter: MYVAESRSSKAPVDPALRPGRRAAAVPGTVLALGTVSLVTDISSEMVSAVLPLYLLTGLGLSPLGFGLLDGIQNGFSALVRLAGGHLADRRGADGASRHKAVAVAGYGLSALCKPLLLLVHTVPLIGAVIAVDRTGKGLRTAPRDAMISLATEPAHRGRAFGVHRAMDTAGALIGPLAAFLVLRLAGGPLLADGGQRHGYDAVFTVSACVAVLGVLVLLLFVPNRQPGETATATAPRLRDGLALLRLPGLRRLTFCAVLLGLTTVSDSFLYLLVQRRLGLATDLFPLLPLGTAAGFLLLAVPLGALADRLGRRRLFLAGHGALLLAYGLLLSPLGGLPAVVCVLVLHGAFYASTDGVLAAAAADAVPAEQRGAGLALVGTGQALARFGCSLAFGALWSAVGGTAALGWSAAALAGCVLAAAFVLRDAPRDTASGTPIAGTPTVGTPTAPGASGTAPPSDSEVPS, from the coding sequence ATGTACGTCGCGGAATCCCGCAGCTCCAAGGCCCCCGTCGACCCGGCCCTCCGGCCGGGCCGGCGGGCGGCCGCCGTCCCCGGCACCGTCCTGGCCCTGGGCACCGTCAGCCTGGTGACCGACATCTCCTCCGAGATGGTCAGCGCGGTGCTGCCGCTGTACCTGCTCACCGGGCTCGGCCTCTCGCCGCTCGGCTTCGGGCTGCTGGACGGCATCCAGAACGGGTTCAGCGCGCTGGTCCGGCTGGCCGGCGGCCACCTCGCCGACCGGCGGGGCGCGGACGGCGCGTCCCGGCACAAGGCCGTCGCGGTGGCCGGGTACGGCCTCTCGGCGCTCTGCAAGCCGCTGCTGCTGCTCGTCCACACCGTGCCGCTGATCGGCGCGGTGATCGCGGTCGACCGCACGGGCAAGGGACTGCGCACCGCGCCGAGGGACGCGATGATCTCGCTCGCCACCGAACCCGCGCACCGGGGGCGGGCGTTCGGGGTCCACCGGGCGATGGACACGGCCGGTGCGCTGATCGGGCCGCTCGCCGCCTTCCTCGTGCTCCGCCTGGCCGGCGGCCCGCTGCTCGCCGACGGCGGCCAACGGCACGGCTACGACGCGGTGTTCACGGTCAGCGCCTGTGTCGCGGTGCTCGGCGTGCTGGTGCTGCTGCTCTTCGTCCCGAACCGGCAGCCGGGCGAGACCGCGACGGCCACCGCCCCCCGGCTGCGCGACGGCCTCGCCCTGCTGCGCCTGCCCGGGCTGCGCCGGCTGACGTTCTGCGCGGTGCTGCTCGGCCTGACCACCGTGAGCGACTCCTTCCTCTACCTGCTGGTGCAGCGCCGGCTCGGCCTCGCCACCGACCTCTTCCCGCTGCTGCCGCTCGGCACGGCCGCGGGCTTCCTGCTGCTCGCCGTTCCGCTGGGCGCGCTCGCCGACCGGCTCGGCCGCCGCCGGCTCTTCCTCGCCGGTCACGGTGCCCTGCTGCTGGCGTACGGGCTGCTGCTCTCGCCGCTGGGCGGACTGCCGGCGGTGGTCTGCGTCCTGGTGCTGCACGGCGCGTTCTACGCCTCGACGGACGGCGTGCTGGCGGCCGCGGCGGCCGACGCGGTACCGGCGGAGCAGCGCGGCGCCGGGCTGGCCCTGGTCGGCACCGGGCAGGCGCTCGCCCGGTTCGGCTGCTCGCTCGCCTTCGGCGCGCTGTGGAGCGCGGTGGGCGGCACGGCCGCGCTCGGCTGGTCCGCGGCGGCGCTGGCCGGCTGCGTGCTGGCGGCCGCCTTCGTCCTGCGGGACGCCCCCAGGGACACCGCCTCCGGGACGCCCATCGCCGGGACGCCCACCGTCGGGACGCCCACCGCCCCGGGCGCGTCCGGAACCGCTCCCCCCTCCGATTCCGAGGTACCGTCGTGA
- a CDS encoding TolB family protein, producing MTPPLQGRTRVLILLVAVVLLGAVGTGAVLHAADNSTRTKQAQPGAPVVTPGPVSLRPPAGGRQLVFRNMAWGPHLDELVSVPADQPDGPRTSSGVQCLRFYAAAGTGICLRAERGALQDTYRAVVLDDHLRELKSFPAAGIPTRSRVSPSGHLAAWTVFVSGDSYAGTDFSTRSSIVDVRDWNLRENLETFAVIKDGKPYQASDVNVWGVTFADDNTFYATVATGGRTHLVRGDLAARTLTTLHENVECPSLSPDGTRIAYKKRVPGLSEDSPWRLYVLDLATMTETATAEQRNVDDQAVWVDDATLLYALPGDFGADLWTVPADGGGLAERVLEAAVAPAYPG from the coding sequence GTGACCCCACCGCTCCAAGGCCGGACCAGGGTGCTGATCCTGCTGGTCGCCGTCGTCCTGCTCGGCGCCGTCGGCACCGGCGCCGTCCTGCACGCGGCCGACAACTCGACCCGCACCAAGCAGGCACAGCCCGGCGCTCCGGTGGTCACCCCCGGCCCGGTGTCGCTCCGCCCGCCGGCCGGCGGCCGCCAACTGGTGTTCCGCAACATGGCCTGGGGCCCGCACCTCGACGAGCTCGTCTCCGTACCGGCCGACCAGCCGGACGGCCCGCGGACCTCCTCGGGCGTGCAGTGCCTGCGCTTCTACGCGGCGGCCGGCACCGGCATCTGCCTCCGGGCCGAGCGCGGCGCGCTGCAGGACACCTACCGCGCCGTCGTGCTCGACGACCACCTGCGCGAGCTGAAGTCCTTCCCCGCCGCCGGTATCCCGACCCGCTCCCGGGTCTCGCCCTCGGGCCACCTCGCGGCCTGGACGGTCTTCGTCAGCGGCGACTCCTACGCCGGCACCGACTTCTCCACCCGCTCGTCGATCGTCGACGTCCGCGACTGGAACCTCCGGGAGAACCTGGAGACCTTCGCGGTGATCAAGGACGGCAAGCCGTACCAGGCGTCCGACGTCAACGTCTGGGGCGTCACCTTCGCCGACGACAACACCTTCTACGCCACCGTGGCCACCGGCGGCCGGACCCACCTCGTCCGCGGCGACCTCGCCGCCCGCACCCTCACCACGCTCCACGAGAACGTCGAATGCCCCTCGCTCTCCCCGGACGGCACCCGCATCGCCTACAAGAAGCGCGTCCCCGGCCTGTCCGAGGACTCGCCCTGGCGGCTCTACGTGCTCGACCTCGCCACCATGACCGAGACGGCCACCGCCGAGCAGCGCAACGTCGACGACCAGGCGGTCTGGGTCGACGACGCGACGCTGCTCTACGCGCTCCCCGGCGACTTCGGGGCCGATCTGTGGACCGTCCCGGCGGACGGCGGCGGTCTGGCCGAGCGGGTGCTCGAAGCCGCGGTGGCACCGGCCTATCCGGGCTGA